The nucleotide window cccctgacactaaggggcaatttaccatggccaatccacccaaccccgacatctttggacagagtcaacgtttccagtctggatgagccttcatCGAATACAGAACTTCAATGAAAAGTGGGACCCCCAAATTACATTGTCCTGATTCCAaagtctgaatcatagaatccctacagtgcagaaggaggccattcggccctttgagtctgccccgaccacagtccaggtcttatccccacaaccccacatatggggttaccccagccagtccccctgacactaggggtacttcagcatgaccaatccacctaacccgcacatctttcagactgtgggaggaaactggagtacccggagggaacccacgcagtcacggggagaacgtgcagacaccacacagaccgcgacccgaggccgggattgaacccgggtccctggtgctgtgaagcagcagtgctaaccactgtgccgcccgttcgGCTTGGATAGACTAACAAGATAACTAATTAGAATGAGTAAACTTTCCTGAACTGACAGGTAGGTAAAAGAATGAGAGTGAGTTTGTTTCTGAGTGTCCAGATGTGGGTATATCCCAGAGAATTCTCATTGCAATGcattacacaaacacagtgagttCCAGCGATATCAGAGAGTAAGATATCTGCATTTATAAATGTCCCCGAATCATTTAGAAACCTCCTTTAAGAAGATCTGACTGTTTGTTTCTTGCAGCGAGGAGACTGGGATCCTGTTTAATATTTTCTGGGCAAAAGGAAAGCGATGACCTTTGTTGACACATGGCTTTtgctattatttttattttttgttttgcgAAGACTTGACCTCTCGCTGCAGTGAACCGAGGGAGTGCAAGCGCCGTGAGCCACAATTCACCTCATTCTTAGAGCAGCGCGCAAACCAAAAGGAAAATCTGTTTCGTGCGTGAGGGAGGAAGTCAGGGGAAAGAGAGACCGAGAGTGCGAGAGATACCGAGAGGGAGGAGGGTTAGGGACAAGGAGGAAGCACTCACACAACaccaacacagagagacacactgacagccagagagagacagtgtaagAGAtggacccacacgcacactgactgaAACTGACACCCAGAGGGCAATTTCAATGACATTTTTCCCATTTGTTTACGATCCCAGTTCAGTAGAAATGGTGTGGGTTCCAGTcctactccccccaccccgcccccgccgccctcACCCCAACAAGAAGAATTTAGATTCTAGCAAACgtagtattttgtctttatcttaatattgggcgacacggtggcactgctccccacagcaccaggaacctgggttcgattctggctttggggtcactgtctgcacattctccccgtgtctgcgtgggtttcctctgggtgctcaggtttcctcccacagtccaaagatgtgcggattaagtgaattggccattgtaaaattctccctcagtgtacccgaataggcgccagagtgtggcgactgggggattttcacagtaacttcattgcagtgttaatgtaagccttacttgtgacactaataaataaactttttataaaTGAATCCCAGCGCTGACCAATGTAACATTCACACCTTCCTCCACCCCTCCCGCAGTCAGTGGAGTTTTTGGTTGGGGACTGAATGATTTTGACCCTGGCCAGTTCTGGATTGTGTGTTAGGGACTGGATTAAGACTGCTTCATTTTAGTCTCTTTAACCCTTCCGTCTGTcaccgtgagcaggttattacaaTGGAGTCCATTCGGACACCAAGTGGTTCAAGCGGCCACAgaacatatttaaaaaggaacctTCCTGTGCATTTATCTCAATGGGTCGAGCTGGTGGGGACACTTGGCGTGACACGCAGTTCAGGAAACGGTGCTCACCTGAGTAACATTGGCCACAAAAAAAGGCAGCCAGGTCACAAAGAACATTCCCAGTAAAACTCCCAGCGTCAGGCTCGCCTTCAAAGCTCGCTTACTATGCTTGCTCGTGAATCTTCGACTGTCGCAGCTTCCCGCTGGCGGATTCTGAGCCCCCCGGACCTGGAATAAAGAAGAGGCAGAATCTGAGCGAGAAATGCCTTGGACATTAGGGCATCGCCAAAGggaaatccttacagtgcataaAACAATCAGTAAAAACCGACaacttctctggagtttagatgtCGTCATCTATCTGGGCATTAACTCCGGGAGCGAGGTGGTTTAGTTGGTTCTGTACCTGTTTTACTTTGGAGCTACTTGTAAACATGCACTATTGACTTTAAGTGTTGGCAATTGCACCAAAAATTATAAACATGAGATTTTTAAAGTACTTTTTGCTTAATCTGTTTGAAGCATCAGTTGTCCCAAGTACACAGTGACCAGTGCTGAGTGACCAGTGCTGAATGACCGGACCTGAGTGACCAGTGCTGAGTGACCAGTGTTGAGTGACCAGCCGTGAGGGTTACTATTCCTGAGTGACCAGTGCTGAGTGACCGCTGAAGGGGGTCCCCAGTCTGGAGCTAACTCCCTCTCCCAGTCGCTGGGGGTTTGACGGTGCCGAAGGGCGGAATCGGGGTCGCTGTCTAAGGTGCTGAAATTAAAGCTCCGGTTCCCTGACGCGGGTGGCAAATCCCAAACTCCTGTTAGATTTGGTCGAAATCTGAGCCTCAATCCGCCCACCCCTGAATCCCCTATACTTTTTCTGCCGCCCCCCAATTCCCAATACTGTTCCTGCCTCTCCCCAATTCCCAATACTGTTCCTGCCTCCCTCCCAATTCCCAATActgtccctgcctccctcccaattcccaatactgtccctgcctccctcccaattcccaatactgtcccggcctctccccaattcccaatactgtcccggcctctccccaattcccaatactgtccctgcctccctcccaatTCCCAATACTGTCCCGGCCTCTCCCCAATTCCCAATACTGTCCCGGCCTCTCCCCAATTCCCAATACTGTCCCGGCCTCTCCCCAATTCCCAATACTATCCCGGCCTCTCCCCAATTCCCAATACTATCCCGGCCTCTCCCCAATTCCCAATActgtccctgcctccctcccaattcccaatactgtccctgcctccctcccaattcccaatactgtccctgcctctccccaattcccaatactgtccctccctctcccccaattcccaatactgtccctgtctcccccccaatTCCCAATACTGTTCCTGCCTCCCCAATTCCCAATACTGTCACTGCCTCTCCCCCAATTCCCAAAactgtccctgtctccctcccaattcccaatactgtccctgtctcccccccaattcccaatactgtcactgcctccccccaaTTCCCAATACTGTCCCTGGCTCTCCTCAATTCCCAATACTGTCCCTGCCGCTCCCCCAATTCCCAATActgtccctgcctctctcccAATTCCCAATACTGTCCCTGCCTCTCCCCAATTCCCAATACTGTCCCGGCCTCTCCCCAATTCCCAATACTGTCCCGGCCTCTCCCCAATTCCCAATACTATCCCGGCCTCTCCCCAATTCCCAATACTATCCCGGCCTCTCCCCAATTCCCAAtactgtccctccctctcccccaattcccaatactgtccctgcctctccccaattcccaatactgtccctccctctcccccaattcccaatactgtccctgtctcccccccaatTCCCAATACTGTTCCTGCCTCCCCAATTCCCAATACTGTCACTGCCTCTCCCCCAATTCCCAAAactgtccctgtctccctcccaattcccaatactgtccctgtctcccccccaattcccaatactgtcactgcctccccccaaTTCCCAATACTGTCCCTGGCTCTCCTCAATTCCCAATACTGTCCCTGCCGCTCCCCCAATTCCCAATACTGTCCCTGCCTTTCCCCAATTCCCAATACTATCCCTGCATTCCCCCAATTCCCAATAcagtctctgcctcccccccaatTCCCAATACTGTCACTGCCTCTCCCCCAATTCCCAATACTGTCCCCGCCTCTCCCTCAATTCCCAATACAGTCCCTGCCTCTCCCCCAATTCCCAATACTATCCCTGCTTCTCCCCCAATTCCCAATActgtccctgcctccctcccaattcccaatactgtccctgcctccctcccaatTCCCAATACTATCCCTGCCTCTCCCCCAATTCCCAATACTGTCCCTGCCTCTCCCCAATTCCCAATACTGTCCCTGCCTCTTCCCCAATTCCCAATACTgtccccgcctctcccccaattCCCAATACTGCCCCGGCCTCTCCCCAATTCCCAATACTGTTGCTGCCTCTCCCCCAATTCCCAATACTGCCCAGCTCCGGACTGCTGTTGAATAAAGTACAAAACGGAATCGGATTAAGTCTGCAGAGATAGAGGAGACTGGATTCGATCGAGATTCCCTTTCTCACCCTCCTGATGGGTCCGGCATTGTGATGAGGAGAGTTAGAGAGCCCTGACCAAACACATTCTACACTAATTGGGGAGATGGCCTCCAATGCCCAACtcgatgccccccccccacctccccccacctccccccccccccccccccgacctcttcccccccccccccccccccccacacacaacccctaCTCCCGGCTCCCTGCCACTTCCCCTAGTGTGAGGACACCGTGTGAGCCTCCCtgccccagacacactcacagagacgcgCATTTACCTGCACCGggtcagcagaggtggtggccacGTTGGTGGTCAGGGAGGCCACTTGCACGGCTTGTTTCCTGGCGGCCAGCAGGATCCGGCAGTAGGTGAAGGAGATGGCGACAGAGGGCAGCAGGAAGGTGAGGCAGGAGGCAATGAGGGCGTAGGGGAGGCTAACCAAGAGGCGGCACTCAGCCGCTTCCCCCTGCAGGCTGGAGTTGGGCGCCTGTACCTCAAAGTCCATCTCATGCCAGCCCATCTCGATGGGCAGGAAGGATGCCAGGGATGCCAGGCTCCAGGTGGTGAAGATGAGGAAGACGGCTCGGCAGGGGGTCATCCGCAGTTTGTATTTGAGGGGGGAGATGATGAGAAAGTACCGGTCCAGGCTGATCACACACAGGTTGAGGATGGAGGCGCTGCAACACATCACATCGAAGGAGTACCAGATGGAGCAGAAAGCGCCCTCCAGCACCCAGCGGCCGTACAGTTCATTCAGCATGGCCGGGGGCATCACCACCAAGCCCACCATCAGATCCGACATGAAGAGAGACACCAGGAAGTAATTGGAGGTGTTTCTCAGAGAGCGTTGGGTGAAAATCAGCAAAATCAGCAGGAAATTGCCGGCGGTGGTCAGGAGGATGATCAGACAGAGAAAAGCAGCCACCCACACTCTGCCCTCCGGAGCTGCCCGTGCCCCCAGCCCCGTGCCGTTCCCCGCGGCCGACAGCCCCCCATCCATGGGGAGAGCCGGTGGCTGGAGGCGGCGGGAACGGCAGACTGGGCGGCGAGGAGCCTCTGGCACCGGGCGAGGGGCTGCGGAGCAGAGGAGAGAGCGAGGGTGGCACAGAGAGGCACATGCAACAGTTCAGTGTACACCGAGCGGCGTGTACTCCACGGAAGTGTGTACACCGAGTGGTGTGTACTCCCAGGGAATGTGTACACCGAGCGGTGTGTACTCCCACTGTGTGTACACCCAATGTGTACACCCAGTGAGTGTGCACCCGGTGAGTACACCCAGTTTGTGTGTACACCCAGTGTGTACACCCAGTGTCTACACCCAGTGAGTGTACACCCAGTGTGTACACCCAGTGAATACACCCAGTGTGTACACCCAGTGAGTGTACACCCAGTGTGTACACCCAGTGAATACACCCAGTGTGTACACCCAGTGAGTGTACACCCAGTGTATACACCCAGTGTATACACCCAGCGAGTACACCCAGTGAGTGTACACCCAGTGAGTGTACACCCAGTCTGCTTCCCAATGACAACTGCTGCTCGCAAAAAGTGGAAAGTgatggagcagagagagagagagatgcgaaatATTCCAAACTCACCAGACTATAATGCAGAAATCCTGGAAAATTCCTTCAGTTCCACTCAATTCCCAAAGCTTTATTCCCGACAACTATCATCTTCTATGTGAGGtattgggggggacgggggggggagatttcCAATCTGGAATATTTCCTTTAAA belongs to Mustelus asterias chromosome 22, sMusAst1.hap1.1, whole genome shotgun sequence and includes:
- the htr6 gene encoding 5-hydroxytryptamine receptor 6, whose protein sequence is MDGGLSAAGNGTGLGARAAPEGRVWVAAFLCLIILLTTAGNFLLILLIFTQRSLRNTSNYFLVSLFMSDLMVGLVVMPPAMLNELYGRWVLEGAFCSIWYSFDVMCCSASILNLCVISLDRYFLIISPLKYKLRMTPCRAVFLIFTTWSLASLASFLPIEMGWHEMDFEVQAPNSSLQGEAAECRLLVSLPYALIASCLTFLLPSVAISFTYCRILLAARKQAVQVASLTTNVATTSADPVQVRGAQNPPAGSCDSRRFTSKHSKRALKASLTLGVLLGMFFVTWLPFFVANVTQAVCDCVPALLFDVLTWLGYCNSTMNPIIYPLFMRDFKRAMAKYLPCCRRWWARRPSVVSFSMRNSNSGPRLALSLRNMLALRPETDSIESAIQVNERILLAAGKQQVGEEQQLGADSLHLFELEQTDQELQVNQLNTPMD